ATCCGCATATTGGGGGCCTAATTGCGCAATAACCTCATCGTAAACGTCATTAACTGCGGGGCCGATGACGACTTGATATTGACCACCGGCCTTAGCAACATCAATCACGCCGGTTAAGCCTTGAATCACAGCGGTATTGGCTAACGTTTCGTCTTTTAAATAAAAACGTAACCGCGTAATACAATGAATCAAGCTATTAACATTGTCAGCACCACCCACATTTTCAATGATCGCCTGAGCTAACGCCGCATACTTGCTTTGACCTTTGACCTTGGTCATTGGCTTAGTAGTCGTCTCAAGTTGGCTGGTCACCATCGCAACCGGCTGACCGGCTTTTACAGTTGCGTCGCCGGCCGTTAAGAACAGCTGAGCGGCGCGATCCGCGGCATTCGTCAATACCGTGATGACGGTCACCGGTTTACCAGCTTGTCGAATTGCAGCCAAATCCATTGTGACTAATGGTTGCCCGGCTGTTACCTGCGCGCCCATCGCAACCGTCACGGTATAGGGTGCCCCCCTTAATTCAACCGTATCCACGCCTAAATGCAATAAAACTTCTAACCCCGTTGCCGTGCGAATGCCAATGGCATGTTTTGTTTCAGCAACCAGCATCACTTCACCCGTCACTGGGGCTAAAATCTGACCATCCTGTGGTTCAATCCCGAACCCGGGGCCCATTAACCCTTGTGAAAACACCGGGTCATCAATTGCTTTTAACGCTAGTAACTGGCCATTTACTGGCGCTTGCATTGTTATTTGTCCTAACTTAGCCGTCAATTGTTACTCCTCCTCAATCATGCGTGCATCCGGTTACATTTACAATCAAAAAAATGATAATAAGCCATTCAAACGAATAGGTTATTATTATAAATGACGCACCAACCAGTACCCAATGTTAGTCAGCTTTAGTCATTGGGACAAGTCTACCAAATGTTAGCGCTTAATTGAAGCATATGGACATGTTAAGTCTGCCAACTAACCAACGCCACCAAAAAAAGACCCGAGTTAGACCACTCGCGTCTTGCTTGGTAGCACTACTTTCAAGTTAAGCATCCGCCGCCTTGGCTTTTTCAACCTTGGTTTCATACCAGCCAAAGAGCCGCTGGAAATTTCCCAACGCCGTTTCAAATGAGAAGGCAAATAGCAGCAGCAGGCATGGCAGATACTGAATCAAGTATCGGCTCCGACCGCCTTCAAATAGCAGTAGGAACATAAACCCACCGACCATGGCTAATCGCAACATCTGAATGACATCCCGTCGTGGCCCAAAGCCTAACGCAATGGTCACCAGCAGTACAATCCACCACAACTGGGCTGCAAATCGAAAATCTGCGATATGCCGACCATATAAATAAATATAGTTTTTCAACTTATTACTGATACCTTGATTACTTGGCTTTTGGCTCTCACGGAAGAAATGACCTTCCCGCAACCAACCAAAGGTCCCATCAGCGGTATTATTCCGTTGTTTCAAAACTAAAAACTTCAAATAGCCCAAGCCGCCCAATTTCTTTAACCGGGTGGTCAACATCTTAATGGAATAATCCGTTTTTTGTTTTTCAGTTGGTAAGACGGCCATTTTAATAGCTTGCTTTTCGCTATAGCCCCCTTCACCATAGACCCCCATCGCCATAAAATGAATCGCTGGAATCGACCGCGACTTATCCAACTTAATGTAGGTCTGATGCTGAATCTTGTTATTAACGATCATATACGTGGCCGCACCACTATCACCAATTAAGACAGCCATTGCTAACATTAACAAGACCCCTTGGGCCGTAAAATGCCGTTTTTGAATCAGCCAAGCCAATGCTTCAATAATCACAATCGCAATCACTGGAATGATGGAAGACGGCTTCATGAAGTACGTTAAAATTACGCTAATCCCAAAGCCAACGGCGGCACCACCGCGCGCTGCAAATGGCATTGTCTTTTTCCGCATGATGAAATAGCAAAGTAGGTAAAATGAAACCAGTGGTAATCCCCAAGCATCGGTATAAGGCATGATAATACTTGGAAAAACAGCCAGCCAACCGCAATGGATATAGATTGCAGCCCCAACGGCGCGCCGTTGAACCACGGCCACACTAAATAAGTTAAGCACAGCCGACAAATCTACGAAGAACAACGTGACAAAATCAAAGAATTCCCACGACGTCTGCCCCGTTAACTCGGTGAGCCAATGCATAAACAGCATAATTGGCATATTATTTTGATTTAAACTGTAATAGGCAGTCACGCCCGTCTCTTGAACATGCTTCGCGCTAGTCGCCGCATAATGCAACATGCCGGCATCAAAACCACTCACCGGATGGACATAATGGACAAAGAAAATCTGACCAATTAGAATCGCCACTAACATGAAACTCCCCGTCCATAATTGGTAGGTCACAAAGATTTTCCGAAACCAATGATTGAAACCTGGATAAGCATAAATCATGACCATAATCACGATAATCGCAATCACTAAGCTAGTGGTGACCATCGTGGTACTCGTGCCAAAGGTGGGATTGTCCCCAATAATAATATTAGTCGAGGTCAACGCAAAAAAGAGGGTCAGAAAAAACAAGACCCGCCAAAAAATATTAATCACGGTATGACTGAAATTATAAAATCTACGCATTTGATTGTCCTTGTTGAGTTTGATCCGCCTGAACTTCTTCAGTCGGTAATTTTCGTTCCGTGACATCAATACAAAATGATCGTGTCGGTGAATCACTGACTTCAATTCGTAAGAGCATCGCACCGTTGGCTCGTAAAATTTCATCAATTTTATCGAAAAGGTATTCAGTCACATTTTCAACGGTCGGATTAATCACTTCAAAAGCTGGCAAATCATTCAAATACTTCCCAGACAATTCGTCAATGGCGCCATGCAACGACTTTTCAATGTCAAAAAAGGAAACCATGCCTTCAAAGGCGTGCAATTCGCAAATGACTTCCCAAGTATGATTATGCTTTTTACCCGTTCCAGACTTCCAACGGACCGCATGACTAGCATTAACGTATGATTTAATTTTGTATGACCGTTGTTTGACCATGACTTATTTTCCTTTCCGATCCTTTTGACGGCGCGCTTGAGCTGTCTTGACGTCATCTTTAAGCACGTCGGTCAACTGTTGCATCTCATCATTAATCCCACGTAACTTCCACGAAGCCTTGGTCGTCATGGCATTGATAATCCCAATCAACCGGATCCATGAACAGATTAACGTATAGACTGGGAGGGTAAAAATCACCCACCACAGATGTAAATAATAATGTTGTTCCTGTTGATAATTGCGCAGTAAGACCCCGACACTAATGAAATTGACCAAGGCCACAAACACGTATAAGAAATAAATCAACACGTATGACAACATCATAATAATCGACGAATAACCAAACGCAATTAAAACCACGCTGGCAAAAGTCCAAATCATCTTGGGAAAACTAAAGGTATGGTCAATCATCATCCGCCGCACTAAAAAATTATTAAAAAACTTTTTTAAGCTGGCTGATTTGGCCATATAGTTATGCGCCACTTCCATTTCGCCTCGTTGCCAGCGTTGCCGCTGTGTATACAACTCCGCTAATCCCGAAATGGGCTCCACATAAAAGATCGCATCCGCACAGATAATCACCTTTTTACCCAATCGCGTTCTAATCTGGAACGTCATATCGGTATCTTCACCAATCGTGTCAATGTCATATAAGAACGTCTCCATGAGGACTTCACGGCGAAACGCTGAGAATGCCCCAGACATTGTAAATAATTGATCACGTGATGATTCGATGGTCCGTCCGGATAAAAACGCTTGGGCATATTCGTAATATTCATTTTTAGCAATCATGCGATGCCACCAGCCCTTAACCCCGTCCACGAGGTCAGATTTAGGCAAAATAGCACCCGTCATCGCCGCAATACTCAAATCATTTTCAAACCGTAAGACCATCTCTTCAACCGCTCGAGGTTCCAAAACGCCATCACTATCGATATTGATCACATACGTGCCAATACTTTCATAAATAGCGGTATTGAGCGCTTTAGCTTTCCCATTATCGGTATTAACATAGCGTAAAATCAGCTCTGGAAATGTATTTTGCGCCCGTGCATAAGCCCCAAAGCTATCATCCGTACTTTGATTATTAGCTAACACAATTTGCATCGCATCTTTGGGATAGGTTTGATTATTAATTGACCGAATACACTCAAACAACGTATCTTCTGAATTATAGACCGGCACAATAATCGAGACCCATGGCCATTTACCCGGTGGCGTTAACTTAGGCTCATGTAGATGTGAATGCAGTAACTTGATGGTTGACGTGATCGCTGGAATAATTTCAACAACAATCGGAATCAGCGCCCATGTAATCCAGAAACCCATTCTGGTCAATGCTAAATTAATCCAGTACATCACAGTTTAACGTGCCTCCAATCCAGAAATTCGCGATAAATACCGCGGGCCAATTGGGAGTAAGTGAAGACATTGTAATACAACGCGATGACCAGCACATAAAACACTAACCGACCAATCACAGAATGCGCTAAAAAGAACGTGTCACCCCCGCCAAAATGCACAATGGTGATCACGACAATCAACCGTAAAACGTTGATTAAATAAATGTAAACCACACCAAATAACGCATAGAACACTTTTTCTTTCCGTTGATACATCGGGAAGAAAACGACTAAGGCCACAAAGGCACAGGTTTCAATAATGCCGGAACATTCATAGTCAATCGACATGATGACTGGATTGTGCCCATTAGTGATATAAACCAGGCCCGACTTAAACATGACGTTACACCAGTGTGTCACAAACGCAAAGCCATTGACACCATGAATCACGGCGTGCGTAAATAGCCAGACCCAATAGGGGCGACTTAACGCTGATAAAATAAAGAAAAGTCCGGCGCTGCCGACAATAAAGAAGAAAGCAGACAACCGGGCTCGCTGTAGCACTGATAGCACGTACAGCCATACTACCGTTCCCAGTAGGATATATACGTTCATTAACATCAGTCCTATATCATATTACTTGTTAAAATTTTTCATTAACCTTATTTACTACTAATCCGAGGTCCTTGGCCCTTGAAGCCATTTTTCTTGAATTTAACATAACCAATACCTGCGATGAAGACCCCAATCCCAGATAACAAGATTGGTCCCGTTGACCCACCGGCGACGGTGACTTTTTCATTACCAATATTCGGATTATACATGGTAATCGTTTGGCCGGTCATCGTTGAGATATTAAACTTACTAAGGTTGACCTTAAACTCGGCAATACTATGGCTAC
This genomic window from Lactobacillus sp. CBA3606 contains:
- the xrtG gene encoding exosortase family protein XrtG; this translates as MNVYILLGTVVWLYVLSVLQRARLSAFFFIVGSAGLFFILSALSRPYWVWLFTHAVIHGVNGFAFVTHWCNVMFKSGLVYITNGHNPVIMSIDYECSGIIETCAFVALVVFFPMYQRKEKVFYALFGVVYIYLINVLRLIVVITIVHFGGGDTFFLAHSVIGRLVFYVLVIALYYNVFTYSQLARGIYREFLDWRHVKL
- a CDS encoding TIGR03111 family XrtG-associated glycosyltransferase, yielding MYWINLALTRMGFWITWALIPIVVEIIPAITSTIKLLHSHLHEPKLTPPGKWPWVSIIVPVYNSEDTLFECIRSINNQTYPKDAMQIVLANNQSTDDSFGAYARAQNTFPELILRYVNTDNGKAKALNTAIYESIGTYVINIDSDGVLEPRAVEEMVLRFENDLSIAAMTGAILPKSDLVDGVKGWWHRMIAKNEYYEYAQAFLSGRTIESSRDQLFTMSGAFSAFRREVLMETFLYDIDTIGEDTDMTFQIRTRLGKKVIICADAIFYVEPISGLAELYTQRQRWQRGEMEVAHNYMAKSASLKKFFNNFLVRRMMIDHTFSFPKMIWTFASVVLIAFGYSSIIMMLSYVLIYFLYVFVALVNFISVGVLLRNYQQEQHYYLHLWWVIFTLPVYTLICSWIRLIGIINAMTTKASWKLRGINDEMQQLTDVLKDDVKTAQARRQKDRKGK
- a CDS encoding TIGR03766 family XrtG-associated glycosyltransferase — encoded protein: MRRFYNFSHTVINIFWRVLFFLTLFFALTSTNIIIGDNPTFGTSTTMVTTSLVIAIIVIMVMIYAYPGFNHWFRKIFVTYQLWTGSFMLVAILIGQIFFVHYVHPVSGFDAGMLHYAATSAKHVQETGVTAYYSLNQNNMPIMLFMHWLTELTGQTSWEFFDFVTLFFVDLSAVLNLFSVAVVQRRAVGAAIYIHCGWLAVFPSIIMPYTDAWGLPLVSFYLLCYFIMRKKTMPFAARGGAAVGFGISVILTYFMKPSSIIPVIAIVIIEALAWLIQKRHFTAQGVLLMLAMAVLIGDSGAATYMIVNNKIQHQTYIKLDKSRSIPAIHFMAMGVYGEGGYSEKQAIKMAVLPTEKQKTDYSIKMLTTRLKKLGGLGYLKFLVLKQRNNTADGTFGWLREGHFFRESQKPSNQGISNKLKNYIYLYGRHIADFRFAAQLWWIVLLVTIALGFGPRRDVIQMLRLAMVGGFMFLLLFEGGRSRYLIQYLPCLLLLFAFSFETALGNFQRLFGWYETKVEKAKAADA